A stretch of the uncultured Desulfobacter sp. genome encodes the following:
- the acs gene encoding acetate--CoA ligase produces the protein MSDEKKVQETSEAEIAVHWHEEDYFHPSPTFTGQANLTDETIFDRFSLNNFPDYYTEFAELLTWYKYWDEVLDTSDAPCWQWFKGGKLNASYNCIDRHLKANKNKTAIHFVPEPEEERTAHITYQELYTRVNEFAALLRDTAGLKRGDRATIHMPMSVELPITMLACARLGVIHSMVFGGFSASACADRIEDSNSRVLITMDAYYRSGKLLDHKAVDDEACKLAEDMGQKVDKLLIWQRYPGKMSSRSPLVEGRDVVINDEIKKYYGQRVEPEQMLAEDPLFLMYTSGTTGKPKGCQHGTGGYLSYVAAMSKYILDIHPEDVYWCMADIGWITGHSFIVYGPLAICASTVIYEGVPTYPDPGRSWRIAQELDVNIFHTAPTAIRALRKVGPDEPAKYEYHFKHMTTVGEPIEPEVWRWYQQEIGKGEAVIVDTYWQTETGGFLCSTVPGIAPMKPGSAGPGVPGIHPIILDDKGNEIPSGSGKAGNICIRNPWPGCFQTIWGDRRRFVDTYFSMYNKNPDSKDWRDWPYLTGDAAVQAQDGYYRILGRIDDVINVSGHRLGTKEIESAALTVEEVAEAAVVPVNHDIKGKEPELYVSLKPGYRASDAIAQKVADAIVVQIGKIAKCKNVWIVPDMPKTRSGKLMRRVLGAISNNGDVGNVMTLANPEIVEEIQKMIG, from the coding sequence ATGAGTGACGAAAAGAAAGTTCAGGAAACGTCAGAGGCGGAAATCGCGGTTCATTGGCATGAAGAGGATTATTTTCACCCCTCTCCAACCTTCACGGGCCAGGCGAATCTGACAGACGAAACGATCTTTGACCGTTTCAGCCTAAATAATTTTCCGGATTATTATACAGAATTCGCAGAACTGTTAACATGGTACAAGTATTGGGATGAGGTCTTGGACACAAGCGACGCCCCATGCTGGCAGTGGTTTAAAGGCGGAAAGCTCAATGCCAGCTATAACTGCATTGATCGTCATCTCAAGGCGAACAAAAACAAGACTGCCATTCACTTTGTACCTGAGCCGGAAGAGGAACGTACTGCTCACATAACATACCAGGAACTCTACACCCGGGTTAATGAATTTGCTGCACTTCTGCGTGATACGGCCGGTTTAAAACGTGGTGACCGTGCCACAATTCATATGCCCATGTCAGTTGAGTTACCCATCACCATGCTGGCCTGTGCCCGATTGGGGGTTATTCACTCCATGGTATTCGGCGGTTTCTCTGCCAGTGCCTGCGCAGACAGGATAGAAGATTCCAATTCACGGGTTCTCATTACCATGGACGCCTACTACCGGTCGGGTAAACTTCTGGATCATAAAGCTGTGGATGATGAAGCCTGTAAACTCGCAGAAGACATGGGCCAAAAGGTAGACAAGCTGTTAATCTGGCAACGCTATCCAGGTAAGATGTCAAGCCGGTCCCCCCTGGTTGAGGGCCGGGATGTCGTAATTAATGACGAAATAAAAAAATATTACGGCCAACGTGTTGAACCCGAGCAGATGCTGGCCGAAGATCCGCTTTTCCTGATGTACACCAGCGGTACCACCGGCAAACCCAAGGGGTGTCAGCACGGCACCGGTGGATACCTGTCCTATGTCGCGGCCATGTCAAAATATATTCTGGACATCCACCCTGAAGATGTCTACTGGTGTATGGCCGATATCGGTTGGATCACAGGCCACTCTTTCATTGTCTACGGCCCCTTGGCTATCTGTGCTTCAACGGTTATTTACGAGGGTGTGCCCACCTATCCTGATCCTGGACGCTCCTGGAGAATTGCCCAGGAACTCGATGTTAATATCTTTCACACGGCGCCGACAGCCATCCGAGCTCTGAGAAAGGTCGGACCCGATGAGCCTGCCAAGTATGAATATCACTTCAAGCACATGACAACGGTTGGTGAGCCCATTGAACCCGAGGTATGGCGCTGGTATCAGCAGGAGATCGGTAAAGGAGAAGCGGTTATCGTGGATACTTACTGGCAGACGGAGACGGGCGGTTTCCTCTGCAGTACCGTTCCCGGAATAGCTCCGATGAAGCCCGGCAGTGCAGGACCAGGCGTTCCAGGTATCCATCCGATCATACTTGACGATAAAGGCAATGAGATTCCATCCGGGTCCGGTAAGGCCGGTAACATCTGCATCCGGAACCCATGGCCAGGCTGCTTCCAGACCATCTGGGGCGACCGCCGGCGTTTTGTCGACACCTATTTCAGCATGTATAATAAAAATCCGGACAGTAAAGACTGGCGCGACTGGCCATACCTCACAGGCGATGCTGCTGTTCAAGCACAGGATGGTTATTACAGGATTCTTGGCCGTATTGATGACGTTATTAATGTCTCCGGTCATCGTCTGGGTACCAAAGAGATTGAATCTGCAGCACTCACCGTGGAAGAAGTCGCCGAGGCGGCTGTTGTCCCGGTCAATCACGACATTAAGGGCAAGGAGCCTGAGCTGTATGTATCACTCAAGCCAGGTTATAGAGCATCCGATGCCATTGCCCAGAAGGTGGCCGATGCCATCGTTGTCCAGATTGGTAAAATCGCCAAGTGTAAAAACGTCTGGATCGTTCCTGACATGCCAAAGACCAGATCAGGAAAACTCATGCGGCGAGTACTCGGAGCCATCTCCAACAACGGTGATGTCGGTAATGTGATGACCCTGGCAAACCCTGAAATTGTGGAAGAAATCCAAAAAATGATTGGCTGA
- a CDS encoding histone deacetylase, producing the protein MNKTGLVFDAKYLQHVTGKGHPECPERLVAILNGLKASGLLAKLVLIKAEPANQRWIEMVHDIRYIMRFEEACIMGMPDFDHQDNAICRDTYDAALLAVGGVLCAIDKMMAGEVNNAFCAVRPPGHHAETDHAMGFCYFNNVAVGARYLQRNWGVRRVAIVDFDVHHGNGTQHTFEMDDTVFYYSIHEHPSFAYPGTGREFEEGVEAGLGFTCNTPVLPGRGDSDYKRKITTDMVPALKKFKPDVLLLSAGFDAHASDLMSGINLTADGYDFINETIADVANQYADGRIISVLEGGYNLEVLSKLVVDHVKMLAGI; encoded by the coding sequence ATGAATAAAACGGGATTGGTTTTTGATGCGAAATATTTACAGCATGTGACGGGAAAAGGTCACCCGGAATGCCCTGAACGGTTGGTGGCGATTCTGAATGGTTTGAAGGCGTCCGGTCTATTGGCGAAACTGGTATTGATCAAGGCTGAACCTGCCAATCAGCGTTGGATTGAAATGGTGCATGATATACGCTATATCATGCGGTTCGAAGAGGCTTGCATCATGGGAATGCCTGATTTTGATCACCAGGACAACGCTATCTGTCGGGATACCTATGATGCCGCCTTGCTGGCGGTGGGTGGTGTCCTCTGTGCCATTGATAAAATGATGGCAGGAGAGGTAAACAATGCGTTTTGTGCGGTGAGACCTCCGGGACACCACGCGGAGACAGATCACGCCATGGGGTTCTGCTATTTCAATAATGTTGCCGTCGGAGCACGCTATCTACAGCGAAACTGGGGCGTCCGGCGCGTTGCCATAGTCGATTTTGATGTACACCACGGCAACGGTACGCAGCATACCTTCGAAATGGATGATACAGTGTTTTATTACTCCATCCATGAGCATCCGTCTTTTGCTTATCCCGGAACGGGGCGGGAGTTTGAAGAGGGTGTAGAAGCGGGGCTTGGTTTTACCTGTAACACGCCGGTATTACCCGGGCGGGGAGATAGTGATTACAAAAGAAAAATCACCACTGATATGGTGCCGGCGTTAAAAAAATTCAAACCGGATGTCCTGCTGTTATCGGCTGGTTTTGATGCCCATGCTTCAGATCTTATGTCCGGGATTAACCTTACAGCCGATGGGTACGATTTCATCAATGAGACAATTGCCGATGTTGCAAATCAATATGCAGACGGCCGGATAATATCTGTCCTTGAGGGCGGATATAATCTTGAGGTACTGTCCAAACTGGTCGTCGATCATGTGAAGATGTTGGCTGGAATATGA
- a CDS encoding CBS domain-containing protein: MFVSATMSTDLITIGPKEKLSVVWQAMTENNIRHIPVVDDDDNLIGIVSDRDMRDAMPSKLLPQDEYNASYEKLMEHRVEEIMTPDPTTISVYFTLQDTLIIMGRKKKVGALPVVDEAGKLRGIMSTRDLMSAFVNIMGIGDPGSLLCILVEEKYGQMKKIIDIVTEEKVSLGSVLVAKYWDKEKRAVFPYLLTHNVATIKAKLIEQGFDLFDPMKWYFDHLPKKTD; this comes from the coding sequence ATGTTTGTAAGTGCAACCATGAGTACCGATCTTATTACCATAGGTCCGAAGGAAAAATTATCGGTGGTGTGGCAGGCAATGACGGAAAACAACATTCGCCATATTCCTGTTGTTGATGACGACGATAACTTGATCGGTATCGTATCGGACCGTGACATGCGTGATGCCATGCCGTCGAAGTTGTTACCGCAGGATGAGTATAACGCGTCCTACGAGAAACTTATGGAACATCGTGTAGAAGAAATAATGACACCTGACCCCACGACGATTTCGGTATATTTTACGCTGCAGGATACCCTTATAATCATGGGGCGTAAGAAAAAGGTGGGGGCCTTACCCGTCGTGGACGAAGCGGGCAAGCTCAGGGGCATCATGTCAACAAGAGATCTGATGAGCGCCTTTGTCAATATCATGGGTATTGGAGACCCCGGTTCATTGCTGTGTATCCTGGTGGAAGAAAAATATGGGCAGATGAAGAAGATCATCGATATCGTAACAGAAGAAAAGGTCTCGCTGGGCAGTGTACTTGTGGCAAAATATTGGGATAAAGAAAAACGGGCGGTTTTCCCCTATCTGCTGACCCATAATGTGGCAACAATAAAAGCTAAGCTCATCGAGCAGGGATTTGATTTGTTTGATCCAATGAAGTGGTATTTTGATCACCTGCCAAAGAAGACGGACTAA
- a CDS encoding AraC family transcriptional regulator translates to MSIRKQDAKKQSAEQKAHFSVFREHGPAGNRTAEIFKLSEGIKLVDKTMITHQDFSSRFEIPKSMASFWFCLSGVEQTLIHGTRDEVIFHKGMCGLFIGQESAKGTVKIPSRSPWRIISISLDNASLMNILGGEYRQLPQNIRLLLEGRRSGCLHRIMPQTPMLRLALEQTQNCYLKKNFKLLYLQGKVLEIIASMLENMAVDPPPQPGLSASDVERIHYAESLLTHSLLDPPNLMDLARSVGMHHTKLNKGFKEVFNNTAFGRLQEIRLEKARHHIECGDMNCTEAAFSVGYSSPSHFSTAFKKQYGANPKNFIKRNLQVKTDF, encoded by the coding sequence ATGAGTATCCGGAAACAGGACGCCAAAAAACAGAGTGCCGAGCAGAAAGCCCACTTCAGTGTTTTCAGGGAGCATGGACCGGCCGGAAACCGTACTGCTGAGATATTTAAATTGTCTGAAGGAATCAAACTGGTTGACAAGACAATGATCACCCATCAGGATTTCAGTAGCCGTTTTGAAATCCCTAAATCGATGGCATCATTCTGGTTTTGTCTGTCTGGTGTCGAACAGACTCTCATCCATGGAACCCGGGATGAAGTCATCTTTCACAAAGGGATGTGTGGCCTGTTTATCGGACAGGAAAGTGCCAAAGGAACCGTGAAAATTCCATCCAGGTCCCCGTGGCGGATTATTTCAATATCCCTGGATAATGCATCCTTAATGAACATTCTGGGCGGGGAATATCGGCAATTGCCACAAAATATCAGACTTTTACTGGAAGGCCGGCGGTCAGGTTGCCTGCATCGCATCATGCCGCAAACGCCCATGCTCAGGTTGGCACTCGAACAAACACAAAACTGTTATTTAAAAAAAAACTTCAAGCTGTTGTACCTTCAGGGAAAAGTCCTGGAGATTATTGCCTCTATGCTGGAGAATATGGCAGTAGATCCTCCACCCCAACCCGGTTTAAGCGCTTCGGATGTTGAACGAATCCATTATGCCGAATCGCTTTTAACCCATAGTCTTCTTGATCCACCTAACCTGATGGACCTTGCGCGTTCCGTTGGGATGCACCATACCAAACTGAACAAAGGCTTCAAAGAAGTTTTCAATAACACGGCTTTTGGCCGCCTTCAGGAGATTCGCCTTGAAAAAGCAAGGCACCATATAGAATGCGGTGATATGAATTGCACCGAAGCTGCATTTTCAGTCGGTTATTCAAGTCCCTCCCATTTTTCCACAGCCTTTAAAAAGCAATACGGAGCCAATCCTAAAAATTTTATTAAAAGAAATCTGCAGGTCAAAACTGACTTTTGA
- a CDS encoding TonB-dependent receptor: MKKTEKGLKKLKRKIVLIFAVSLIFSQVIYAEDTPQQLDSITVTAQKTEENVQDVPISMSVFDELYIENSKIESIQDVASHTSNFALQDKSGGIYTPTIRGISNSLPFSCAGSQSVSVIIDGIPVSSAQGYNLTLMDIERIEVLKGPQGTLYGKEAEAGVINVITKKPDNEIRGKIGVELGEDSKRQYALSVSGPIVKDKFYVGLSAKHYEKDGFIKNTLLGGYTNDKENDYGSVHLRYTPTEDLEISLISSILKYGNGNLDYVYPYTPGDISMSTDVQGYDKSSITSHALKVSYDINEYLLESITTYRNVTSDALLDYSFSDYDYQREDEKYSQELRLSHSSDLFKWVAGVYADKNDIDDSTHAVNKSSDPSTTKGDSLGVFIHTEYAINDKFSFISGARYDKDNKEYEESDEKLDFSDDEISPKVSLKYQHDQDSMYYATISKGYRAGGIYAGAADGYSKYYESETLWNYEIGAKNTFFDNRLVVNSSVFYMKIDDMQVRVSPDDRPDESYVANVAKATSKGFEIGLNAKLTNSLELFGAFGYSDSSVDEYSDAKGDYNGNKIVYAPDYNYNIGIQYRAEQGYFARVDLNGYGRTYLDNANEYSRDPYILVNAKIGYEQESYDIYLYGKNIFDEEYHSIQSGAVCSQPGEIGVQLTYRF, translated from the coding sequence ATGAAAAAAACTGAAAAGGGATTAAAAAAACTAAAAAGAAAAATCGTTTTGATCTTTGCAGTATCGCTTATATTCTCTCAAGTTATATATGCCGAAGATACGCCACAACAGCTGGATAGTATAACGGTTACGGCACAAAAGACCGAAGAAAATGTACAAGATGTGCCGATATCAATGAGTGTGTTTGATGAACTTTATATTGAAAATAGTAAAATAGAATCGATTCAAGATGTTGCTTCGCATACTTCAAATTTCGCTTTACAGGATAAAAGTGGCGGCATTTATACGCCTACAATAAGAGGTATTTCTAACTCCTTACCGTTCTCCTGTGCGGGGTCTCAATCGGTTAGTGTGATTATTGACGGTATCCCCGTATCAAGTGCTCAAGGATATAATCTAACTTTGATGGACATAGAAAGAATTGAGGTTTTAAAAGGACCCCAGGGGACACTCTACGGTAAAGAAGCAGAAGCGGGAGTTATCAATGTTATCACTAAAAAACCTGATAATGAAATTAGAGGGAAAATAGGTGTCGAGCTTGGTGAAGATAGTAAAAGGCAATATGCTTTAAGTGTTAGCGGGCCTATTGTAAAGGATAAATTCTATGTCGGATTATCGGCAAAACACTACGAAAAAGACGGGTTTATAAAAAATACGCTTCTTGGAGGATATACCAATGATAAGGAAAATGACTATGGAAGCGTCCATTTAAGATATACACCCACCGAGGATCTTGAGATATCTTTGATCTCATCTATACTTAAATATGGCAATGGGAATCTTGATTATGTTTATCCTTATACGCCGGGTGATATAAGTATGAGCACAGATGTACAGGGTTATGACAAATCAAGTATAACTTCCCATGCTTTAAAAGTATCATATGACATAAATGAGTATCTTTTAGAATCAATTACAACCTATCGAAATGTAACATCAGATGCTTTACTGGACTATTCATTTTCCGATTATGATTATCAAAGGGAAGATGAAAAGTATTCACAAGAGCTTAGGCTGAGTCATAGCAGTGACCTTTTTAAATGGGTGGCCGGGGTTTATGCTGATAAAAATGATATTGATGATTCAACACATGCTGTGAACAAGTCCTCTGATCCATCAACAACAAAGGGCGATTCTTTAGGTGTTTTTATCCATACAGAATATGCTATCAATGATAAATTCTCTTTTATTTCAGGCGCTCGATACGATAAGGATAATAAAGAATATGAAGAATCTGATGAAAAATTAGATTTTTCCGATGATGAGATCTCTCCAAAAGTCTCTTTAAAATATCAACATGATCAAGATAGTATGTATTATGCAACTATCTCAAAAGGGTACCGTGCCGGCGGTATTTACGCCGGTGCCGCGGATGGTTACTCAAAATACTATGAATCAGAGACGCTATGGAATTATGAGATAGGAGCTAAAAACACATTTTTCGATAACAGACTTGTGGTAAATAGTTCTGTTTTTTATATGAAAATAGATGATATGCAAGTAAGAGTTTCTCCGGATGATAGACCCGATGAATCTTATGTCGCCAACGTAGCAAAAGCGACTTCAAAAGGGTTTGAAATAGGACTAAATGCAAAGCTAACTAATAGCTTGGAATTATTCGGTGCTTTCGGATATTCGGATTCTTCGGTTGATGAATATAGCGATGCAAAAGGTGACTATAACGGCAATAAAATTGTATATGCACCGGACTATAATTATAATATCGGCATTCAATACAGGGCTGAACAAGGATATTTTGCAAGAGTTGATCTAAACGGTTACGGTAGAACATACTTGGATAATGCGAATGAATATAGTAGAGATCCTTATATACTTGTGAATGCAAAAATAGGTTATGAGCAAGAGAGCTACGACATATATTTATACGGTAAAAATATTTTTGATGAAGAATATCACTCTATCCAGTCCGGAGCTGTATGTTCTCAACCCGGAGAGATCGGCGTACAACTAACATATAGATTTTAA
- a CDS encoding IS5 family transposase → MKPTKPPIEDNQGDLFLPQLENIISLGHSLVKLSRAVDWDALDKKFGVTFCEDNGRPGISTRLMTALHYLKFTYNLSDEAVVKGWVENPYWQYFSGMKYFEHELPCDPSSMTRWRKRIGEVGAEELLKKTIEAGLVLKAVKKSQLHNINVDTTVQEKDVRFPTDARLYDRARDRLVKAAKDREINLRQNYNRLSKQTLLKQSRYAHAKQMKRAKKATKKLKTYLGRVIRDIQRKYPTPDKEMDELLNVATRIWSQKRKDKNKVYSVHEPHVECISKGKAHKRYEFGCKVSVATTSRGCWFVGAMAVHGNPYDGHTLSETLAQVERITQKPQRSFVDRGYRGHGYTGDIEVHVDKVRRGRTSKSLWRWMKRRAAIEPSIGHLKQEHRMDRNRLKGKDGDKINAILSAAGMNISKLLRWLVDYFLLLLGLRPTAHA, encoded by the coding sequence ATGAAACCGACAAAACCACCTATAGAGGATAACCAAGGAGATCTTTTCCTGCCCCAACTCGAAAATATCATCTCCCTTGGCCACAGCCTGGTAAAATTATCCCGAGCAGTAGATTGGGACGCATTAGATAAAAAATTCGGTGTAACTTTTTGTGAAGATAACGGAAGGCCTGGGATTTCCACCAGACTGATGACGGCTTTGCATTACTTGAAGTTCACCTACAATCTAAGCGATGAAGCGGTAGTGAAAGGCTGGGTAGAAAATCCGTATTGGCAGTACTTCAGTGGAATGAAATACTTTGAGCATGAGCTGCCTTGTGACCCATCCAGCATGACGCGCTGGCGGAAGAGGATAGGCGAAGTCGGCGCAGAGGAGCTTTTGAAAAAGACTATTGAGGCTGGGTTGGTGCTAAAGGCTGTCAAAAAATCCCAGCTTCACAACATCAATGTGGATACGACGGTTCAAGAGAAAGATGTTCGGTTCCCGACGGATGCACGGCTTTATGATCGGGCCAGAGACCGGTTGGTAAAAGCAGCTAAAGATCGAGAAATCAATCTACGTCAGAATTACAATCGGTTATCCAAGCAAACGTTACTCAAGCAAAGCCGTTATGCGCATGCGAAACAAATGAAAAGAGCAAAGAAAGCAACCAAAAAACTCAAGACCTACTTGGGGCGTGTGATAAGGGACATTCAAAGGAAGTATCCTACCCCGGATAAAGAGATGGATGAACTCTTAAATGTGGCGACCCGTATTTGGAGCCAAAAAAGGAAGGACAAGAACAAAGTTTATAGCGTCCATGAGCCTCATGTTGAATGTATCAGTAAAGGTAAGGCACATAAACGCTACGAGTTTGGTTGCAAAGTCAGTGTTGCAACAACAAGTCGTGGTTGTTGGTTTGTTGGGGCAATGGCCGTTCATGGCAATCCATATGACGGGCATACGCTATCCGAAACCCTGGCCCAGGTAGAACGAATTACACAGAAGCCCCAAAGATCTTTTGTCGATAGAGGGTACCGAGGTCATGGCTATACCGGAGACATTGAGGTTCATGTTGATAAAGTCCGAAGAGGTCGCACTTCAAAAAGTTTATGGCGTTGGATGAAAAGACGAGCAGCAATTGAGCCGAGTATCGGACATTTAAAACAGGAGCATCGGATGGATCGCAACCGGTTAAAAGGTAAAGACGGGGATAAGATCAATGCGATCCTGAGCGCCGCAGGTATGAATATCAGCAAGCTGCTACGGTGGCTGGTTGATTATTTTTTACTTTTGTTGGGATTAAGGCCGACCGCCCATGCGTAG
- a CDS encoding AraC family transcriptional regulator, with product MKAVVLPPPQPVANSNHFKMNIPASLGQGGADLFSLTSGIQLLIFDWQFNQVTRFQGALKDHSVGFGFCLDGRSDYHPTCFDRSFTIRAGESGFFSFPRGVEVFEKTDDKRMYRVNLLLDGERLSTLINRDEDRFYPILKSLEKRVSTRMGNILSPVMRTVLYQLLHCPYSGTTQQIFLEGKSMELMAHMMEQLCSGCCCCNGAIKISDTERVYHAAHMLVRDLNNPPDIMEISRTVGLGRTKLFRCFRQTFGLSPFEYLRNHRLQMSMQLLQDGEVNVTQAALMVGYTNLSYFAKAFKSIFGIAPSELRRSIRKQ from the coding sequence ATGAAAGCCGTCGTTCTTCCTCCCCCTCAGCCGGTAGCAAATTCCAATCACTTCAAAATGAATATTCCTGCCTCGCTTGGACAAGGCGGCGCAGACCTTTTTTCTTTGACCTCTGGGATTCAATTGTTAATCTTTGACTGGCAGTTCAACCAGGTGACGCGCTTTCAAGGTGCTTTAAAAGATCATTCCGTTGGTTTCGGGTTTTGTCTTGATGGCCGGTCTGATTACCACCCCACCTGTTTTGACCGGTCGTTTACGATAAGGGCTGGGGAAAGCGGTTTTTTTTCCTTTCCAAGAGGCGTTGAGGTCTTTGAGAAAACCGATGATAAACGGATGTACCGGGTCAATCTGTTGCTGGACGGGGAACGTTTATCCACATTAATCAATAGAGATGAAGATCGTTTTTATCCGATATTGAAAAGCTTGGAAAAAAGAGTCTCTACACGTATGGGCAATATTCTGTCGCCTGTTATGAGAACGGTCTTGTATCAATTGCTTCATTGCCCTTACAGCGGAACAACACAACAGATTTTTCTGGAGGGGAAAAGCATGGAATTGATGGCACATATGATGGAACAACTTTGTTCCGGTTGTTGCTGTTGTAATGGCGCAATAAAAATATCGGATACGGAACGTGTTTACCATGCAGCACATATGCTCGTCCGGGACCTGAATAATCCACCGGACATCATGGAGATCTCCCGGACGGTGGGATTGGGCAGGACCAAGCTGTTTCGTTGCTTTCGCCAGACCTTCGGGCTCTCCCCCTTTGAATATCTTCGCAATCATCGTTTACAGATGTCCATGCAGTTGCTCCAGGATGGTGAGGTGAATGTCACCCAGGCCGCCTTGATGGTGGGCTATACCAATCTAAGCTATTTTGCCAAGGCCTTTAAGTCCATATTCGGCATTGCGCCAAGCGAGCTGCGTAGATCTATTCGTAAACAATAG